The DNA sequence GCACCGGTCTGCACCGGGCGCTGGACCGGATCCTCGCCGAGCGGTTCACCTGCCGCCAGTTCCGCCCGGACCCGGTGCCCCGGGCCGTCGTGGAGGAACTGCTGCGCCTGGCCCAGCGCACCCCGTCCTGGTGCAACACCCAGCCCTGGCACGTCCACCTCACCGAGGGCGCCGCGACCGAGCGGCTGCGCACCCGGCTCACGGCCCATGTCGCCACCGGCACGCCCGCGCCCGACTTCCCCTTCCCCGTCCAGTACACCGGCGCCTACCGGGAACGCCGCCGCGCGTGCGGCCACCAGCTCTACGACAGCCTCGGGATCCGCAAGGACGACCAGGAGGCGCGGCTGATCCAACTGCTGCGCAACTTCGAGCTGTTCGACGCCCCGCACGTCGCCCTCGTCACCACCGAGGCCGACCTCGGCGTGTACGGCGCCGTCGACTGCGGCCTCTACATCGGCACCTTCCTGCTCGCCGCCCAGAGCCTCGGGCTCGCCGCGGCCCCGCAGGCCGCCCTCGCCTCCTACTCCGACTTCCTCCGCGACCACTTCGCCCTCCCTCCCGGCCGGCGGGTGGTGGCGGGCATAGCCTTCGGATACGCCGACCCCGGCCATCCCGTCAACGGGTTCCGCACCGGCCGCGAGGACACCGGGAACGCCACCACCTGGCACACCGACTGACGGTCTCCGCCCGGTCCGGTGCCGCCCGGGGCGTGTATCGCGCGCGTATCGGAAACCGCATACGCCGCCGCAACAGCCGGTCGCCTTCAGTGGACCCATGCTCGACGCACGACAGGACCACCCCGGGGCGCGCACCCACCGGGCCGCCCCCGGACGCCGCGGGACGGCGCGCCGCAGGACAGGACGCCGCAGGGCAGCCGCCACCACCGCCCTGCTGGCCGCCGGCGCCGCCTCGCTCTACCTCGCCGTCGCCCACGGCCTGCCCGGACCGCACGACCGCTCGGGCCGGGACGCCGCCGGGGCCACCCCGGCCGGGGAGACGGCCGCGCCGGACCCGGCGGGCACGGCGCGGGCCCCCACCCGCTCGTCCGTGCCGGAATCCGGCCCCGGCACCTTCACCACCGCCACCGCCGGAGCGCGGGCCACCGGTGCGGGCAGGCCCTACCGGGTCGAGACGGAGGACGGCAGCGGCGTCCGCCCCGACGACGCCGCCGAGCGGATCGCCGCGATCCTCGGCCACGAACAGGGCTGGTCGCGCGGCGACGGCACCGCCTTCCGACAGGTCGCCGACGACAGCGCCACCCTGGTGATCCGCATCGCCACCCCGCACACCTCCGACGGCATCTGCGCGACCGGCGGCCTCGACACCCGGGGCGAGCTCAACTGCCGGGTCGGCGCGACGGTCGTCGTCAACCTCCGGCGCTGGCAGCTCGGTTCGCCCGAGTTCGACGGGCCGCCCGAGGAGTACCGGGCGCTGATCGTCAACCACGAGGTCGGACACTGGCTCGGGTACGGCCACCGCGGCTGCCCCGGGCCCGGCGCGCCCGCCCCGGTGATGATGCAGCAGATCAAGGGACTGCACGGCTGTGTGTCCAACGCCTGGCCCTACGGCCGTGACGGCACGTTCCACGACGGTCCCCACGAGCCCTGAACGACGGGCGGGACGGCCCCGCCAGGTGCCCGGGAGGCTTTCGATATGCCGACGATATGGGGCGACTCGTACCCTCGGGACATGCGAGTGCTGATCGTCGAGGACGAGCCCTACATGGCCGAGGCCATCCGCGACGGCCTGCGCCGTGAGGCGATCGCCTCCGACATCGCCGGTGACGGGGACACCGCCTGGGAGATGCTCACCGTGAACAGCTACGACATCGCCGTGCTCGACCGGGACATCCCCGGCCCGTCCGGCGACGAGATCGCCCGACGCATCGTCACCTCCGGCAGCGGCATGCCGATCCTCATGCTCACCGCCGCCGACCGGCTCGACGACAAGGCCACCGGCTTCGGACTCGGCGCCGACGACTACCTCACCAAACCGTTCGAGCTCCGGGAACTCGTGCTCCGGCTCAGGGCGCTCGACCGCCGCCGCGCCCACAGCAGACCGCCCGTCCGCGAGATCGCCGGCCTGCGGCTCGACCCGTTCCGCCGCGAGGTCCACCGCGACGGCCGCTATGTGGCGCTGACCAGGAAGCAGTTCGCCGTGCTCGAAGTCCTCGTCGCCTCCGACGGCGGTGTCGTCAGCGCCGAGGAACTGTTGGAGCGGGCCTGGGACGAGAACGCCGACCCGTTCACCAACGCCGTCCGCATCACGGTCTCCGCCCTGCGCAAACGGCTCGGGGAGCCCTGGGTCATCGCCACCGTTCCCGGCGCCGGGTACCGCATCGACACCCGGCCCTCGGCGGACCACGGGGGAGCGGACGGTGGTCGGATGTCGTCGGACCACGGGGGAGCGGACGGTGGTCGGATGTCGTCGGACCACGGGGGAGCGGACGGTGGTCGGCCGTTGTCGGACCACGGGGGAGCCGACAGCGGTCGGCCGTCGTCGGACCACGGGGGAGCGGACCGTGGATAGACGGCCCGGGCTCAGCGTCCGCGTCAGGCTCACCCTCAGCTACGCCGGTTTCCTCGTCTTCGCCGGTCTGCTGCTGCTCGCGGCGGTGTGGGTGTTCCTGCTGCGCTACGTCCCCGACCGCGCGATGCTCATCGACCCCAGCGACCGTCCCGACGGGGTCTTCCCCATCCGGTCCGCGCTCCTCGACGTCTTCGCCCCGAGGGCGGCCGCGGTACTGGGCTTCCTGCTGGTGTTCGGCCTCGTCGGCGGGTGGATACTCGCCGGCCGCATGCTCGCCCCGCTGACCCGCATCACGGAGGCGACCCGCACCGCCACCCGCGGATCCCTCTCCCACCGCATCCGGCTGCCGGGCCGCAGCGACGAGTTCCGCGAACTCGCCGACGCCTTCGACACGATGCTCGCCCGCCTCGAAGCGCACATGGCCGAGCAGCGGAGATTCGCGGCCAACGCCTCGCACGAACTGCGCACCCCGCTGGCGATCTCGCGGGCGCTCCTCGACGTGGCCCGCGACGATCCGGACCAGGACCTCCGCGAGACGCTGGACCGCCTGCACGCCGTCAACGCGCGCGCGATCGACCTCACCGAGGCGCTGCTCGTGCTCAGCCGCGCCGACCAGAGGTCCTTCACCCGGGAGCCCGTCGACCTCTCCCTCCTCGTGGAGGAGGCCACCGAGACGCTGCTCCCGCTCGCCGAGAAGCGCGGTGTCACCCTGGAGACCTCCGGGGACGTCGCGCCGGCCCTCGGGTCACCGGCGCTGCTGCTCCAGCTCACGACGAACCTCGTGCACAACGCGATCGTGCACAACGTCGCCGACGGGGGCGAGGTCCGGGTCAGCACCGGGGCGGGCCCCGCCGGGACCGTGGTGCTCACGGTCGAGAACCACGGCGAGCACCTCGCCCCCGAGCTGATCGCGACGCTCACCGAACCGTTCCAGCGCGCCACCGCGCGGCTGCGCGGCGACCACGCGGGTGTCGGACTCGGGCTGGCCATCGTCCGGCGGATCACCGAGGTGCACGACGGCTCCCTCGTCCTCGCCCCTCGCGCCGGCGGCGGCCTCCGCGTCGACGTGCGACTGCCCGCGCCGCCCGCGCCCTCCTCGAAACCCTTCCCGAAGGACAGCTGACCCGTGACCGAAGCACTGCGAGACGCCCCCCGCGCACCGCGGGAGGGCGGCGGCCGACGGCGTGCCGGCACCCCGGACACACCGAACACACCGAACCCACCGGCTGCACCGGACGTACGGGGGACCGGGCCGGACGCCACCGGGCCCGCCGCTCCCGGGACGGCCGGTTCCGCGACCACCGGCGCAGCCGACAGCGGCGCGACCGGCGCCACCGGGCCCGCCGGCCCCGGCGTCCGGTATCCGCGCGTCCGCCGGGCGGTCCGCGGCCTCTTCGGGCCGGGACCGTGGAAGCGCGGGCCGCTGCTCGCCGCCCTGGCCCTGGGCCTCGGCCTGCTCCTGCTGCTCCACGCCGAGGTCACGGACCGGGGCGGTCTCGGCAGCCTGGTGGAGACGTTTCTGCCGTGGCTCGGGCTGTTCGTCCCGGTGCTGCTCGCCGCGGCGCTGTGGCACCGCTCGGCCACGGCGCTGATCGCCCTGCTGCTGCCGGTCACGGCCTGGCTGAGCCTCTTCGGCGGACTGCTCGCCGGCGGATCCGCGCCGGGCGGCGACCTCACCGTGGTCAGCCACAACGTCAACGCCGAGAACCCCGACCCCGCGGGCACCGCACGCGACCTCGCCGCCTCCGGGGCGGACCTGCTGGCCCTCCAGGAGATGACCCCGCAGGCCACGGAGACCTACCGGAAGGAACTGGCCGCGGCCTACCCGCACCACACCGTGCGGGGCACGGTCGGCCTGTGGAGCAGGCTGCCGCTGTCCGACTCCCGGGCGGTCGACGTCCTGCGGGGCGACGCCGGGCCGCTGGCGGAGACCCGGCGGGCCGGGGACCGCCCGGCGGAACCGCCCCGGGCGCTGCGCGTCACCGTCGCCACCGACCGGGGGCCGCTCGCCGTGTACGTGGCGCACCTGGGGTCGGTGCGGCTGATGCCCCGCAACGGCTTCTGGACGGACTCCCGCGACGCCGGCGCGGTCGCGCTCACCGCGGCGGTCGCCGCCGAGCCGAACGAACGGGTGATGGTGCTCGGCGACATGAACGGCACCACCGACGACCGCGTGTTCGACGGCCTCACGGCGCGGCTCGACTCGGCCCACGAGAAGGCCGGGGACGGCTTCGGGTTCAGCTGGCCCGCGTCCTTCCCGATGGCGCGGATCGACCAGATCCTGGCCCGGGGGGTGGAGCCGAGGAGCGCGTGGGTGCTGCCGGCCACGCCCAGCGACCATCTGCCGGTGGCGGCGGCGTTCGCCTGGTGACCACGGGCCGAACGCCCGACCCGCCGAACCGACCCGTCGGGCTCATCCCGGCCCGCCGAACCGACCCGTCGGGCTCATCCCGGCCCGCCGAACCGACCCGTCGGGCTCATCCCGGCCCGCCGCCGGACCTGTCGGACGTACCCCCGGGCCCGCCGAACGGAGCCGTCGGCCGTTTCCCCGCCCGCCGAACGGTTACCTGTCGTCCTTGACGCGTCGACCGGACCATGAGGACGGTGTCTGAGATGAGCGGATCGGTACAGCGGGCGATCAGGCGGGTCCTCCCGTCGGCCGCGGGCCCCGGCAGGATCCTGCGCGGCATGGACCGCCTGGAGCGGGCGCAGGCCCTGGACGGTGTGGCGGACCGGGTGCGCGACACCGTCCGGGCCGCCCCGCTGGGCCCGGGGCGGGACGTGCTGCACGGCCGTTGGCTGGGGCACCCCCTGCACCCGGTGATGGTGCAGGTGCCCGTCGGCACCTGGTTCTCGGCCGCGGTCCTCGACCTCGTACCGGGGCAGCGGCGGGCGGCGAGCGTGCTGATCGGCGTGGGCCTCGCGGCCGCCGCCCCGGCGGCCGCGGCGGGCTGGGCCGACTGGGCCGAGCTCCAGCGCCGCCAGATGCGCGTGGGCCTCGTCCACGCGGCGGCCAACCTCACCGGGGTGTGGCTCTACACCGGCTCCCTCGTCGCCCGCTCCCGCGGCCGCACCGCGCTGGGCAAGACCCTCGGGTTCGCCGGCCTGGCGGCCGTGGGCCTCGGCGGGGCGATCGGCGGACACATGGCCTACCGGCAGGCCTCCGGAGCCAACCACGCCGAGGCTGTGCCGGAGCTGGTGGAGCCCGGCTGGCACGACATCGGCGAGGTCGCCGCCCTGCCCGTCGGCAGCCCGGTCCGGCGCCACATCGACGACGTCGCGGTCCTCGTCGTGCGGGAGAGCGGGAACCGGGTGCACGTACTCGCGGACGAGTGCAGCCACATGGGCGGACCCCTCTCCCAGGGCACCGTCGAGGACGGCTGCGTACGGTGCCCCTGGCACGGCAGCGTCTTCCGGCTGGAGGACGGCTGGAACGTGCGCGGGCCCGCGACGGCCCCGCAGCCCGCCTTCGAGGCCCGCGTCACCGGCGGCCGGGTCGAGGCCCGGCTGCGCGGCACCCCGGACGAAGGCACCTCCGCCCCCGACGCGGCGTGACGCCGTCCCCCGAACACGCCGGCAGCCCTGACAGCGCCGACAGCAGCAACAGCCCCGACAGCCCCGACACGGAGGCCGATCATGAGTGAGCAGACACCGTCCCAGGCCGAGGGCGAACGCGAGCCGGACACCGGGCCGCCCGGCCCGCCCCGCACGACCCCCTCCCAGGCCGAGGGGGAGCGCGAGGAGGAGACGACGGAGGACGTCGGGGAATCCGGCGACGACTGAGCCGCCCGGAGCCCCGCCCCTCGTGGAAGGCGGTACGGAGATGGACGACGCCACGGACGACGCCGCGCCCGGGGAGGCG is a window from the Streptomyces zhihengii genome containing:
- a CDS encoding nitroreductase, whose product is MTPAGTHPDSDTPHRTGADGGADGGADGDTGPGTGLHRALDRILAERFTCRQFRPDPVPRAVVEELLRLAQRTPSWCNTQPWHVHLTEGAATERLRTRLTAHVATGTPAPDFPFPVQYTGAYRERRRACGHQLYDSLGIRKDDQEARLIQLLRNFELFDAPHVALVTTEADLGVYGAVDCGLYIGTFLLAAQSLGLAAAPQAALASYSDFLRDHFALPPGRRVVAGIAFGYADPGHPVNGFRTGREDTGNATTWHTD
- a CDS encoding DUF3152 domain-containing protein, with amino-acid sequence MLDARQDHPGARTHRAAPGRRGTARRRTGRRRAAATTALLAAGAASLYLAVAHGLPGPHDRSGRDAAGATPAGETAAPDPAGTARAPTRSSVPESGPGTFTTATAGARATGAGRPYRVETEDGSGVRPDDAAERIAAILGHEQGWSRGDGTAFRQVADDSATLVIRIATPHTSDGICATGGLDTRGELNCRVGATVVVNLRRWQLGSPEFDGPPEEYRALIVNHEVGHWLGYGHRGCPGPGAPAPVMMQQIKGLHGCVSNAWPYGRDGTFHDGPHEP
- a CDS encoding response regulator transcription factor, encoding MRVLIVEDEPYMAEAIRDGLRREAIASDIAGDGDTAWEMLTVNSYDIAVLDRDIPGPSGDEIARRIVTSGSGMPILMLTAADRLDDKATGFGLGADDYLTKPFELRELVLRLRALDRRRAHSRPPVREIAGLRLDPFRREVHRDGRYVALTRKQFAVLEVLVASDGGVVSAEELLERAWDENADPFTNAVRITVSALRKRLGEPWVIATVPGAGYRIDTRPSADHGGADGGRMSSDHGGADGGRMSSDHGGADGGRPLSDHGGADSGRPSSDHGGADRG
- a CDS encoding sensor histidine kinase; this encodes MDRRPGLSVRVRLTLSYAGFLVFAGLLLLAAVWVFLLRYVPDRAMLIDPSDRPDGVFPIRSALLDVFAPRAAAVLGFLLVFGLVGGWILAGRMLAPLTRITEATRTATRGSLSHRIRLPGRSDEFRELADAFDTMLARLEAHMAEQRRFAANASHELRTPLAISRALLDVARDDPDQDLRETLDRLHAVNARAIDLTEALLVLSRADQRSFTREPVDLSLLVEEATETLLPLAEKRGVTLETSGDVAPALGSPALLLQLTTNLVHNAIVHNVADGGEVRVSTGAGPAGTVVLTVENHGEHLAPELIATLTEPFQRATARLRGDHAGVGLGLAIVRRITEVHDGSLVLAPRAGGGLRVDVRLPAPPAPSSKPFPKDS
- a CDS encoding endonuclease/exonuclease/phosphatase family protein — protein: MLAALALGLGLLLLLHAEVTDRGGLGSLVETFLPWLGLFVPVLLAAALWHRSATALIALLLPVTAWLSLFGGLLAGGSAPGGDLTVVSHNVNAENPDPAGTARDLAASGADLLALQEMTPQATETYRKELAAAYPHHTVRGTVGLWSRLPLSDSRAVDVLRGDAGPLAETRRAGDRPAEPPRALRVTVATDRGPLAVYVAHLGSVRLMPRNGFWTDSRDAGAVALTAAVAAEPNERVMVLGDMNGTTDDRVFDGLTARLDSAHEKAGDGFGFSWPASFPMARIDQILARGVEPRSAWVLPATPSDHLPVAAAFAW
- a CDS encoding Rieske (2Fe-2S) protein, whose protein sequence is MSGSVQRAIRRVLPSAAGPGRILRGMDRLERAQALDGVADRVRDTVRAAPLGPGRDVLHGRWLGHPLHPVMVQVPVGTWFSAAVLDLVPGQRRAASVLIGVGLAAAAPAAAAGWADWAELQRRQMRVGLVHAAANLTGVWLYTGSLVARSRGRTALGKTLGFAGLAAVGLGGAIGGHMAYRQASGANHAEAVPELVEPGWHDIGEVAALPVGSPVRRHIDDVAVLVVRESGNRVHVLADECSHMGGPLSQGTVEDGCVRCPWHGSVFRLEDGWNVRGPATAPQPAFEARVTGGRVEARLRGTPDEGTSAPDAA